A stretch of Parvimonas micra DNA encodes these proteins:
- a CDS encoding spermidine/putrescine ABC transporter substrate-binding protein — MKKFKSLLALLLVFATAISLTACGKSEKKEDKKEEKTEESTEKKVLNVTNTDLFIDPETIKEFEKEYNCKVNYTFFEENEEYYTKLKSGAEKYDVIVASDYMVDTMIKENMLEKLDKSKIPNMDKVKKEYRNLVFDPTSEYSVPYTIGNIGIAYDKSKQEKVDSWADLWSEKNKGEVVMLDGSRFTMAIAMIKEGLDPNSTKVEDIEKAKNSLIAQKKIVKNYVGDDQAKDNLINGDSKLTCIWGGEALLAKDENKNVEFVFPKEGAIFIFDNWVIPKVSENKELAAKFIDFMSRPEISARNCNFVKYGSPIDGARELMDENLKNSDIVFPKKEVFEKGYVLKDLGESNEKLQDAWTEIKAK, encoded by the coding sequence ATGAAAAAATTTAAAAGCTTATTAGCATTATTATTAGTTTTTGCTACGGCTATATCACTTACAGCTTGTGGAAAAAGCGAAAAGAAAGAAGATAAAAAGGAAGAAAAGACAGAAGAAAGTACAGAGAAAAAAGTTTTAAATGTAACTAATACTGATCTTTTCATAGATCCTGAAACAATCAAGGAATTTGAAAAAGAATATAATTGTAAAGTAAATTATACTTTTTTTGAAGAAAATGAAGAATATTATACTAAATTAAAAAGTGGTGCAGAAAAATATGATGTAATCGTAGCAAGTGACTATATGGTAGATACTATGATTAAAGAAAATATGTTGGAAAAATTAGATAAAAGTAAAATTCCAAATATGGATAAAGTTAAAAAAGAATATAGAAACTTAGTTTTTGACCCTACGAGTGAATATTCTGTTCCATATACAATAGGAAATATCGGAATTGCTTATGATAAGTCAAAACAAGAAAAAGTTGACAGTTGGGCTGACCTTTGGAGCGAAAAAAATAAAGGTGAAGTTGTAATGTTAGACGGAAGTAGATTTACAATGGCAATAGCGATGATTAAAGAAGGATTAGATCCAAACTCAACAAAAGTTGAAGATATTGAAAAAGCCAAAAACTCTTTAATTGCTCAAAAGAAAATAGTTAAAAATTATGTTGGTGATGATCAAGCAAAAGATAACTTAATAAATGGAGATTCAAAACTTACTTGTATTTGGGGTGGAGAAGCCTTACTTGCAAAAGATGAAAATAAAAATGTAGAATTTGTTTTTCCAAAAGAAGGGGCAATCTTTATCTTTGATAACTGGGTAATCCCTAAAGTTTCAGAAAATAAAGAGTTAGCAGCAAAGTTTATTGATTTTATGTCAAGACCGGAAATTTCTGCAAGAAATTGTAACTTTGTAAAATATGGCTCACCAATTGACGGAGCTAGAGAGCTTATGGATGAAAACTTAAAAAATAGCGATATAGTATTTCCTAAAAAAGAAGTATTTGAAAAAGGTTATGTACTAAAAGACTTAGGAGAATCAAACGAAAAATTACAAGATGCTTGGACAGAAATAAAAGCAAAATAA
- a CDS encoding ABC transporter permease has translation MVKKYTGKIYLALCYIFLYMPIIFMMVFSFNESRYNKDFTGFSLKWYVELFKDESVTRVFFQTLVITAIATIFALIIGTIGAWSIYRAFNPKLRTYFTNVTYLPLILPDIVIAIGMIILYVFFQLNFGYFTIILAHIIFNVPFVVFAILPKLLTFDKSLYDAGMDLGARQFQVFKRIVLPQLIPNIIIGALVCITMSLDDFTVSYFTSGNGVATLSVKIYSMTKRGISPKINALSTLLFAIIIIISTITYVFKNRGVKNEKI, from the coding sequence ATGGTAAAAAAATATACTGGGAAAATATATCTTGCTTTATGTTATATATTTTTATATATGCCAATTATATTTATGATGGTTTTTTCGTTTAATGAATCCAGATATAATAAGGATTTTACAGGTTTTAGTTTGAAATGGTATGTAGAACTTTTTAAGGATGAATCCGTTACAAGAGTTTTTTTTCAAACGCTTGTAATAACAGCAATTGCAACTATTTTTGCACTTATAATTGGAACTATCGGAGCATGGTCTATATACAGAGCTTTTAATCCAAAGCTAAGAACTTATTTTACAAATGTAACATATCTTCCGCTTATTCTACCTGACATTGTAATTGCAATTGGAATGATAATTTTATATGTATTTTTCCAACTTAATTTTGGATATTTTACTATAATTTTAGCTCATATAATATTTAATGTTCCATTTGTAGTCTTTGCGATTTTACCAAAATTACTGACTTTTGATAAGAGTCTTTATGATGCAGGAATGGATTTAGGAGCAAGACAGTTTCAAGTGTTTAAAAGAATTGTTTTACCACAATTAATACCTAATATAATCATTGGAGCATTAGTTTGTATAACTATGTCTTTAGATGATTTTACTGTTAGCTATTTTACTTCAGGGAATGGAGTTGCAACACTTTCGGTTAAAATCTATTCGATGACTAAGAGGGGAATTAGTCCTAAAATAAATGCATTATCAACATTGCTTTTTGCAATAATAATTATTATATCAACAATAACTTATGTATTTAAAAATAGAGGAGTAAAAAATGAAAAAATTTAA
- a CDS encoding ABC transporter permease — translation MLRKHLYRIRAMPYLLWTIIFTIVLLFFIIYYSFKVKDESFVFTLDNYKKFFTPTYVKIILVSLKLSLISTFLCLILGYPAGLLLSRIKSQKRRNILVLLFIMPLWTNFLLRTYSWMSIFREQGIINQMLINIGIIDSPIKFLNNNFAIIIGMIYNFLPFMVLPIYTALINIDKEYIECARDLGARGKDLFLRVIFPLSFKGVISGCIMVFMPSVTTFIISDLLGGSQNMLVGNLIQREFLQARNWETGSSISLIMILIIFVSLMIFRLFIKKSDNEFAEGLKIW, via the coding sequence ATGTTACGAAAACATTTATATAGAATAAGGGCTATGCCATACTTATTATGGACGATTATTTTTACGATAGTGCTTTTGTTTTTTATAATTTATTATTCTTTTAAAGTAAAAGATGAAAGTTTTGTTTTCACTTTGGATAATTACAAAAAGTTTTTCACACCAACTTATGTGAAAATAATTTTAGTATCTTTAAAATTATCCTTGATTTCAACTTTTTTATGTCTAATTTTGGGCTACCCTGCAGGACTTCTTCTAAGTAGGATTAAGTCTCAAAAGAGGAGAAATATTTTAGTTTTACTATTTATTATGCCTTTATGGACTAACTTTTTGCTTAGAACATACTCTTGGATGAGTATTTTTAGAGAACAAGGAATTATAAATCAAATGCTTATAAATATCGGAATTATAGATAGTCCTATAAAGTTTTTAAACAATAATTTTGCAATTATTATAGGAATGATTTATAATTTTTTACCTTTTATGGTACTTCCAATTTATACTGCACTTATTAATATCGATAAAGAATATATAGAATGTGCAAGAGATTTGGGAGCTAGGGGAAAAGATTTATTTTTGAGAGTTATTTTTCCACTAAGTTTTAAGGGAGTAATTTCTGGTTGCATTATGGTCTTTATGCCTTCTGTAACAACTTTCATAATATCAGACTTACTTGGTGGAAGTCAAAATATGCTAGTAGGAAATTTAATTCAAAGGGAGTTCTTACAGGCCAGAAACTGGGAAACAGGCTCAAGCATTTCTCTAATTATGATTCTTATAATTTTTGTAAGTCTTATGATTTTTAGGTTATTTATAAAGAAATCAGATAATGAATTTGCAGAAGGATTGAAGATATGGTAA
- the gpmA gene encoding 2,3-diphosphoglycerate-dependent phosphoglycerate mutase → MKLVLIRHGESEWNKLNLFTGWTDVGLSEKGIIEANEAGFSLKENEYDFDVCYCSYLKRAINTLNIVLERMDRQWLPVIKTWKLNERHYGALQGLNKAETAEKYGEEQVKLWRRSFDVPPPALDKDDERCPHNQEPYRNVNKSELPYNESLKNTIERVIPYYEEVIKKDMLDGKRVLIAAHGNSLRALVKYLDNLTDEEIISVNIPTGIPLVYEFDDNFKVIDKYYLGNQDEINAKINSVANQAKKK, encoded by the coding sequence ATGAAATTAGTTTTAATTAGACACGGAGAAAGTGAATGGAATAAGTTGAATTTATTTACTGGCTGGACGGATGTAGGTCTTTCAGAAAAAGGAATTATCGAAGCTAATGAAGCAGGTTTTTCTCTAAAAGAAAATGAATACGACTTTGATGTATGCTACTGCTCTTATCTAAAAAGAGCAATTAACACTTTAAATATTGTTTTAGAAAGAATGGACAGACAGTGGTTGCCTGTTATAAAAACTTGGAAATTAAATGAAAGACATTATGGAGCATTACAAGGTTTAAATAAGGCGGAAACTGCTGAAAAATATGGAGAAGAACAAGTAAAACTTTGGAGAAGATCTTTTGATGTTCCACCTCCTGCACTTGACAAAGATGACGAAAGATGTCCTCATAATCAAGAACCTTACAGAAATGTTAATAAAAGTGAATTGCCTTACAATGAAAGTTTAAAAAATACTATTGAGAGAGTTATTCCTTATTACGAAGAAGTTATAAAAAAGGATATGTTAGATGGTAAAAGAGTCTTAATAGCTGCCCATGGAAACTCATTAAGAGCATTGGTTAAATATTTAGATAATTTAACAGATGAAGAAATTATTTCTGTAAATATTCCTACAGGAATTCCTTTAGTTTACGAATTTGATGACAATTTTAAAGTTATAGATAAATATTACTTAGGAAATCAAGATGAAATAAATGCAAAAATAAATTCTGTTGCAAATCAAGCGAAGAAAAAGTAA
- the brnQ gene encoding branched-chain amino acid transport system II carrier protein → MKKEIRIIFVIGFSLFAMFFGAGNLIFPTFLGYNSGSYWPIAFILYMAADGLLAMISLYTVFCCGGITEFVKPLGKYLGTIILVCISLCIGPLVAIPRTGAITYNLGVANFGFKNLVITTAVFFIVTYLICIKSEKIVDFIGRYLTPTLLVFLIIMIITGIISPVGEILPGENLQQVMYDSFINGFQTLDGLGAGLFNAVIVNALIFYKIKKEREKKVILSSSIIAFICLSIVYGGLCFLGASSKLNVEGAKNGTAILLNFTNLLFGRSGVLMLSVIVILACLTTSVALTGGVAEYFSELIPKIPYKIWVIIVCFASFVFSCLGVDAIIKLAVPLLFTLYPPIIILILTSVIRNKISCNRAIKYSAIVAIIIGFMTVLNDTYGILEFIKLLPLSSLSFGYLIPSAIVFAIVALFEKNTGDHIDVPKVLNARITLYDEDVGMLYYISEKIDEPKSEVIRKAIKNYYDELKDKE, encoded by the coding sequence ATGAAAAAAGAAATTAGAATAATATTTGTAATAGGCTTTAGCTTATTTGCAATGTTCTTCGGTGCCGGAAACCTGATATTTCCAACATTTTTAGGTTATAATTCAGGTTCATATTGGCCTATAGCATTTATTCTATATATGGCGGCTGATGGGCTTTTGGCAATGATATCACTATATACTGTTTTTTGTTGTGGAGGTATAACAGAATTTGTAAAACCTTTGGGAAAATATTTGGGGACAATAATCTTAGTTTGTATCTCTTTGTGTATAGGACCTTTAGTTGCAATACCAAGAACTGGTGCGATTACTTATAATTTAGGAGTTGCTAATTTTGGATTTAAAAACTTAGTTATAACAACTGCAGTATTTTTTATTGTTACATATTTAATTTGTATTAAATCTGAAAAAATAGTTGATTTTATAGGTAGATACTTAACTCCTACGTTACTTGTATTTTTAATTATTATGATTATAACAGGAATTATTTCTCCAGTTGGAGAAATTCTACCAGGTGAAAATTTACAACAAGTGATGTATGACTCTTTTATAAATGGTTTTCAAACTTTAGATGGACTTGGAGCTGGACTTTTTAATGCTGTTATAGTAAATGCTTTGATTTTTTATAAGATTAAAAAGGAAAGAGAAAAAAAGGTAATCCTATCTTCATCAATTATAGCTTTTATATGTTTAAGTATTGTTTATGGAGGACTTTGTTTCTTAGGTGCAAGTTCAAAACTTAATGTAGAAGGAGCAAAGAACGGAACAGCTATTTTACTAAACTTTACTAATTTATTATTCGGTAGATCTGGAGTTTTAATGCTTTCTGTTATAGTTATTTTGGCTTGCCTTACAACCTCAGTTGCTCTTACAGGTGGAGTTGCGGAGTATTTTTCAGAGTTAATTCCTAAGATTCCATATAAAATTTGGGTTATAATTGTTTGTTTTGCAAGTTTTGTTTTCTCTTGCCTTGGTGTAGATGCAATAATAAAATTGGCAGTTCCACTTTTATTTACTTTGTATCCGCCAATAATAATTTTAATTTTGACAAGTGTAATTAGAAATAAAATTTCTTGTAATAGAGCTATAAAATATTCTGCTATAGTTGCAATAATTATTGGATTTATGACTGTATTAAATGACACATATGGAATTTTAGAATTTATAAAATTATTACCACTTAGTTCTTTAAGTTTTGGTTATTTGATTCCATCTGCAATAGTTTTTGCTATTGTTGCATTATTTGAAAAGAATACAGGAGATCATATTGATGTTCCTAAAGTATTAAATGCTAGAATAACTTTATATGATGAAGATGTTGGAATGCTTTATTATATATCTGAAAAGATTGATGAACCTAAGTCAGAAGTTATAAGAAAAGCAATCAAAAACTATTATGACGAATTAAAAGATAAAGAATAA
- the tuf gene encoding elongation factor Tu: protein MAKQKFERTKPHVNIGTIGHVDHGKTTLTAAITLVLNKRFGTGEFVDYANIDKAPEERERGITISTSHVEYETAKRHYAHVDCPGHADYVKNMITGAAQMDGAILVVSAADGPMPQTREHILLARQVGVPKIAVFLNKEDQVDDPELIELVEMEVRELLNEYEYDGDNTPIVVGSALKALEEPDGEWGDKIVKLMEAVDDYIPEPVRDVDNPFLMPVEDVFSITGRGTVATGRVEKGKVKVQDNVELVGLTTERRTVVVTGVEMFKKMLDEAAAGDNIGLLLRGVQRNEIQRGQVLAKPGTINPHTKFESEVYVLTKEEGGRHTPFFSGYRPQFYFRTTDVTGNIQLEDGVEMVMPGDNAKFIIELITPIAIDEGLRFAIREGGRTVGSGVVTKILG from the coding sequence ATGGCTAAGCAAAAATTTGAAAGAACTAAACCACACGTTAATATCGGAACTATTGGTCACGTTGACCATGGTAAAACTACTTTAACTGCAGCTATCACTTTAGTATTAAACAAAAGATTTGGTACTGGTGAATTCGTTGATTATGCAAATATCGACAAGGCTCCAGAAGAAAGAGAAAGAGGAATCACAATTTCAACTTCTCACGTTGAATACGAAACTGCAAAAAGACACTATGCACACGTTGACTGCCCAGGACACGCCGACTATGTTAAGAACATGATTACAGGTGCTGCACAAATGGACGGTGCTATCTTAGTAGTAAGTGCTGCTGATGGTCCAATGCCACAAACAAGAGAACATATCTTACTTGCAAGACAAGTAGGTGTTCCTAAAATTGCTGTATTCTTAAACAAAGAAGACCAAGTTGATGACCCAGAATTAATCGAACTTGTTGAAATGGAAGTTAGAGAATTATTAAATGAATACGAATATGATGGAGATAACACTCCAATCGTAGTTGGTTCAGCATTAAAAGCACTTGAAGAACCAGATGGAGAATGGGGAGATAAAATTGTTAAATTAATGGAAGCAGTTGATGATTATATTCCAGAACCAGTTAGAGATGTTGATAACCCATTCTTAATGCCAGTTGAAGACGTATTCTCAATCACTGGTAGAGGTACTGTTGCTACAGGTAGAGTAGAAAAAGGTAAAGTAAAAGTTCAAGATAACGTTGAATTAGTAGGTTTAACAACTGAAAGAAGAACAGTTGTTGTAACTGGTGTTGAAATGTTCAAGAAGATGTTAGACGAAGCTGCTGCTGGAGATAACATTGGTCTTCTATTAAGAGGTGTTCAAAGAAACGAAATCCAAAGAGGACAAGTTCTTGCAAAACCAGGAACAATTAATCCACATACTAAATTCGAATCAGAAGTTTACGTATTAACTAAAGAAGAAGGTGGAAGACATACTCCATTCTTCTCAGGATATAGACCACAATTCTACTTCAGAACAACTGACGTAACTGGTAATATCCAATTAGAAGACGGCGTTGAAATGGTTATGCCTGGAGATAACGCTAAATTCATAATCGAATTAATCACTCCAATCGCTATTGATGAAGGTTTAAGATTTGCCATCAGAGAAGGCGGAAGAACAGTAGGTTCAGGAGTTGTTACTAAGATTTTAGGATAA
- the fusA gene encoding elongation factor G, translating into MARQYSLENTRNIGIMAHIDAGKTTVTERMLYYTGKIHKIGDTHEGAAQMDWMEQEKERGITICSAATTCVWNDTRINIIDTPGHVDFTVEVERSLRVLDGSVALFDAKSGVEPQSETVWRQADKYGVPRICFINKMDATGANYYDSIETIKDKLKANPVPVQIPIGAESEFVGVIDLVSMHAIIYKNDLGTDIDETDIPDAYKDKAEEYRQNLLESLAETDEFIMEKYLEGEAISPSELREAIRRATINLSINPVLCGSAYKNKGVQPLLNAIVAYMPSPLDIPSIEGVDDNEEPVQRHASDEEPFSALAFKIVADPFVGKLAYFRVYSGTLESGSYVYNSTKGKKERIGRILMMHANKREEVDSVSAGDIAAAVGLKDTTTGDTLCDMNSHVILEKMEFPEPVISVAIEPKTKASQEKMSIALHKLAEEDPTFRTYTDEETGQTIISGMGELHLEIIVDRLLREFKVEANIGNPQVSYRESISQGAEAEGKYIRQSGGSGQYGHCKIKIEPQEAGKGFEFVNNIVGGAIPKEYIGPVQKGIEEATQAGVLAGYPVLDVKVTLYDGSYHEVDSSEMAFKIAGSMAFRQAVAKAAPVLLEPMMKVEITTPDEYLGDVMGDVSSRRGRIQGMNPKNGVHVLDAYIPLAEMFGYATDLRSNTQGRATYSMQFDHYEKVPQAIAEKVIGERAKK; encoded by the coding sequence GTGGCAAGACAATATTCACTTGAAAATACAAGAAATATTGGTATAATGGCGCATATCGATGCTGGTAAAACAACAGTAACAGAAAGAATGCTTTATTATACAGGAAAGATCCACAAAATAGGTGATACTCATGAAGGTGCTGCACAAATGGACTGGATGGAGCAAGAAAAAGAAAGAGGTATCACTATTTGTTCAGCTGCTACAACATGTGTATGGAATGATACAAGAATTAATATCATTGATACTCCAGGACACGTTGACTTTACTGTAGAAGTTGAAAGATCTTTAAGAGTTCTTGACGGCTCAGTTGCACTTTTTGATGCAAAGAGCGGTGTAGAACCACAATCAGAAACTGTTTGGAGACAAGCAGATAAATATGGCGTACCACGTATTTGCTTTATAAATAAAATGGATGCTACTGGAGCTAATTATTATGACTCTATCGAAACTATTAAGGATAAGTTAAAAGCTAATCCAGTTCCTGTTCAAATTCCTATCGGAGCTGAATCAGAATTCGTTGGAGTAATTGACCTAGTTTCAATGCATGCCATTATTTATAAAAACGACTTAGGTACAGATATTGACGAAACTGATATTCCAGATGCTTATAAAGACAAAGCAGAAGAATATCGTCAAAACTTATTGGAATCATTAGCTGAAACAGATGAGTTTATTATGGAAAAATATTTAGAAGGGGAAGCTATTTCACCATCTGAATTAAGAGAAGCAATCAGAAGAGCTACTATCAATCTATCAATAAACCCAGTACTTTGTGGTTCAGCTTATAAGAACAAAGGGGTTCAACCTCTATTAAATGCTATTGTGGCTTATATGCCATCTCCATTAGACATTCCTTCTATTGAAGGTGTGGATGATAATGAAGAACCTGTGCAAAGACATGCTTCAGATGAAGAACCTTTCTCAGCATTAGCATTTAAAATCGTAGCTGACCCATTTGTTGGAAAGCTTGCATATTTCAGAGTATATTCAGGAACTTTAGAATCAGGTTCTTATGTATATAACTCAACAAAAGGCAAAAAAGAAAGAATTGGTAGAATTCTTATGATGCATGCTAACAAGAGAGAAGAAGTTGATAGCGTTTCAGCTGGAGACATCGCTGCAGCAGTAGGTCTTAAAGATACTACAACTGGAGATACTCTTTGTGATATGAATAGTCATGTTATCCTTGAAAAGATGGAATTCCCAGAACCAGTTATTTCTGTTGCTATAGAACCAAAAACAAAGGCATCTCAAGAAAAAATGAGTATAGCTTTACACAAATTAGCAGAAGAAGATCCTACTTTTAGAACTTATACAGACGAAGAAACTGGACAAACAATCATTTCAGGTATGGGTGAATTACACTTAGAAATCATCGTTGACAGACTTTTAAGAGAGTTCAAAGTAGAAGCTAATATAGGTAATCCACAAGTTTCTTACAGAGAGTCAATTTCTCAAGGTGCAGAAGCTGAAGGAAAATACATCAGACAATCTGGTGGTAGTGGACAATACGGACACTGTAAAATTAAAATTGAACCTCAAGAAGCAGGTAAGGGCTTTGAGTTTGTAAATAATATCGTAGGGGGAGCTATTCCAAAAGAATATATCGGACCTGTTCAAAAAGGTATTGAAGAAGCTACTCAAGCAGGTGTACTTGCAGGATATCCAGTTTTAGATGTTAAAGTTACTTTATATGATGGTTCATACCATGAAGTTGACTCATCTGAAATGGCATTCAAAATTGCAGGTTCAATGGCATTTAGACAAGCAGTTGCAAAAGCTGCACCAGTTCTATTAGAACCAATGATGAAAGTTGAAATAACAACTCCAGATGAATATTTAGGAGATGTTATGGGAGACGTTTCATCAAGAAGAGGTAGAATTCAAGGAATGAATCCTAAAAATGGAGTTCATGTACTTGATGCATATATACCTTTAGCAGAAATGTTTGGATATGCAACAGACTTAAGAAGTAATACTCAAGGTCGTGCAACATATTCAATGCAATTCGATCATTATGAAAAAGTGCCTCAAGCAATTGCTGAAAAAGTAATTGGCGAGAGAGCAAAAAAATAG
- the rpsG gene encoding 30S ribosomal protein S7 → MPRKGHVPKREVMPDPIYGDVVVTKLINNIMLDGKKGIAQAIVYGAFEIVKEKTGEEPTEVFRKALENIMPVLEIKARRIGGATYQVPIQVRPERRQTLGLRWLVTYSRNRGEKTMKERLAKEILDAVNNTGASVKKREDTHKMAEANKAFAHYGF, encoded by the coding sequence GTGCCAAGAAAAGGACATGTTCCAAAGAGAGAGGTAATGCCAGATCCGATTTATGGTGATGTGGTTGTTACTAAACTTATAAACAACATTATGCTTGACGGTAAAAAAGGAATTGCTCAAGCTATCGTTTACGGTGCATTTGAAATCGTAAAAGAAAAAACTGGCGAAGAACCAACTGAAGTTTTCAGAAAAGCTTTAGAAAACATAATGCCTGTTTTAGAAATTAAAGCAAGACGTATAGGTGGGGCAACATACCAAGTGCCTATTCAAGTTAGACCTGAAAGAAGACAAACTTTAGGTTTGAGATGGTTAGTAACTTACTCTAGAAATAGAGGAGAAAAAACTATGAAAGAAAGACTTGCTAAAGAAATTTTAGATGCTGTTAACAACACTGGAGCAAGTGTTAAGAAGAGAGAAGACACTCACAAGATGGCTGAAGCTAACAAGGCTTTTGCACATTACGGATTCTAA
- the rpsL gene encoding 30S ribosomal protein S12 — MPTINQLIKQGRQKAVTKSKAPALSFNFNTLKKRSTASESPQKRGVCTAVRTVTPKKPNSALRKVARVRLTNGMEVAAYIPGIGHNLQEHSVVLIRGGRVKDLPGVRYHIIRGTLDTAGVANRKQGRSKYGAKRPK; from the coding sequence ATGCCAACTATTAACCAGTTAATTAAACAAGGAAGACAAAAAGCTGTAACTAAATCAAAAGCACCAGCATTAAGTTTTAATTTTAATACTCTTAAAAAGAGAAGTACTGCTAGTGAATCACCACAAAAAAGAGGTGTATGTACAGCTGTAAGAACTGTAACTCCTAAGAAACCTAACTCAGCGTTACGTAAGGTTGCCAGAGTTAGATTAACAAATGGAATGGAAGTTGCAGCTTATATTCCAGGTATAGGTCATAACCTTCAAGAACACAGCGTTGTGCTTATTAGAGGGGGAAGAGTAAAGGACCTTCCAGGGGTTAGATACCATATAATAAGAGGTACATTAGATACTGCTGGGGTAGCTAATAGAAAACAAGGAAGATCTAAATACGGAGCTAAAAGACCTAAATAA
- a CDS encoding Mbeg1-like protein — translation MINIDVLLILNCIVYVHDFEKDDVQEKLVGKNIFEIFDFIRNIKDESGNYPGEIHENEFLSILNTVDHNRVIYEKIKIVDVDNSVYGNASGSDRVVNVTFQFEDNLIIVYKGTAGDYEWKDNVEGTYNITDTKQQRRALRYFDEMVKKFKDIKNIYVSGHSKGGNKAQYIGVLRGDMSKLKNVYSFDGQGFNTNFINKYSKEIENNKYKIFNICNEYDYVNIIMHSVSNKIFIKSITNVGNEDNRYSKIVHRLGGVHSPYSMFKKENGILTLNDVVEQSELMINFEKLFEFYNANMEEEDNKFMYYRMSLLMMDSGKEVFGTECPTPPKGFFKRFSKLTREFTKNESELNSSQIIRLFKPIFSDIGSIIIKGKISN, via the coding sequence ATGATTAATATAGATGTTTTATTGATTTTAAATTGTATAGTATATGTCCATGATTTTGAAAAAGACGATGTACAAGAAAAATTAGTTGGAAAAAATATATTTGAAATATTTGATTTTATTAGAAATATAAAGGATGAATCAGGCAATTATCCTGGAGAAATACATGAAAATGAGTTTTTAAGTATTTTAAATACAGTAGATCATAATAGAGTGATTTATGAAAAAATAAAAATAGTAGATGTTGATAATTCAGTTTATGGAAATGCTTCAGGTAGTGATAGGGTAGTAAATGTAACTTTTCAGTTTGAAGACAATTTGATTATAGTTTATAAAGGAACCGCTGGAGATTACGAATGGAAGGATAATGTAGAAGGAACATATAATATAACAGATACAAAACAACAAAGAAGAGCATTAAGATACTTTGATGAAATGGTTAAAAAGTTTAAAGACATAAAAAATATATATGTTTCGGGACATTCAAAAGGCGGAAATAAAGCTCAATATATTGGAGTTTTAAGAGGAGATATGTCTAAACTTAAAAATGTTTATTCTTTTGATGGACAAGGATTTAATACAAATTTTATAAACAAGTATAGTAAAGAAATTGAAAATAATAAATATAAAATTTTTAATATATGTAATGAATATGATTATGTAAATATCATAATGCATTCGGTATCTAATAAGATTTTTATAAAATCTATTACAAATGTTGGAAATGAAGATAATAGATATTCTAAAATTGTTCATAGATTGGGAGGGGTTCATTCTCCATACTCAATGTTTAAAAAAGAAAATGGAATTTTAACCTTAAATGATGTTGTTGAGCAAAGTGAACTTATGATAAATTTTGAAAAACTTTTTGAATTCTATAATGCTAATATGGAGGAAGAAGATAATAAATTTATGTATTATAGGATGTCATTATTAATGATGGATTCTGGTAAAGAAGTTTTCGGGACAGAATGTCCTACTCCTCCAAAGGGATTTTTTAAAAGATTTTCAAAGCTTACTAGGGAGTTTACAAAAAACGAAAGTGAACTAAATTCTTCTCAAATCATAAGACTTTTTAAACCTATTTTTTCAGATATAGGTTCTATAATAATAAAAGGGAAAATTTCAAACTAA